A genomic segment from Mus musculus strain C57BL/6J chromosome 13, GRCm38.p6 C57BL/6J encodes:
- the Hspb3 gene encoding heat shock protein beta-3, producing MAKIILRHLIETPVRYQEEFEARGLEDCRLDHTLYALPGPTIEDLSKARGAGTPQALAEDSASTEKPPGEGKSRFQILLDVVQFLPEDIIIQTFEGWLLIKAQHGTRMDEHGFISRSFTRQYKLPDGVETKDLSAILCHDGILVVEVKDSLGTK from the coding sequence ATGGCAAAAATCATTTTGAGGCACCTCATAGAGACCCCAGTGCGTTATCAGGAGGAGTTTGAAGCTCGAGGCTTAGAAGACTGCAGACTGGATCATACACTATACGCACTGCCCGGGCCAACCATCGAGGACCTGAGTAAAGCCAGAGGCGCAGGCACGCCacaggctctggcagaggactCAGCCTCCACGGAGAAGCCACCCGGAGAAGGCAAATCCCGTTTCCAGATCCTGCTGGATGTGGTCCAGTTCCTGCCCGAGGACATCATCATCCAGACCTTCGAGGGCTGGCTGCTGATCAAGGCACAGCACGGAACCAGAATGGACGAACACGGGTTTATATCGCGGAGTTTCACCAGACAGTACAAACTGCCAGATGGAGTCGAAACCAAAGATTTGTCTGCCATCCTCTGTCATGATGGAATCTTGGTGGTGGAAGTCAAAGATTCACTAGGGACCAAGTGA